A genomic segment from Nitrospira sp. encodes:
- a CDS encoding Respiratory nitrate reductase alpha chain yields MQVSVSRRQFLKISAGTVAAVAVADKVLALTALQPVIEVGNPLGEYPDRSWERVYHDQYRYDSSFTWCCSPNDTHGCRIRAFVRNGVVMRVEQNYDHQTYEDLYGNRGTFAHNPRMCLKGFTFHRRVYGPYRLKGPLMRKGWKQWMDDGSPELTPDVKRKYKFDSRFLDDLNRVSWDTAFTYVAKGAILIATRYSGEAGARRLREQGYAPEMIEMMKGAGVRCFKHRAGMPVLGIIGKMMNTRFNGGCLPLLDSWIRKVDPDKAQGGKYYSNYTWHGDQDPSHPFWNGTQNCDVDLSDMRFSKLNTSWGKNFVENKMPEAHWKLESIERGARIVVMTPEYNPTAYRADYWIPVRPETDAANFLGASKIIFDENLQDIDYIKEFTDLPLLIRTDTLQYLDPRDVIADYKFPDFSKSYSGRIQSLKPEQVERLGGMMVWDLAKNQAVPLHREQCGFHFKASGIDVGLTGTHRVKLLNGREIDVMPLYQMYQVHLQDYDLDTTVQISRAPKDLIVRWARDSGTIKPAAMHNGEGVCHYFHMTEMGRAAAFVMTITGNIGKFGTGCHTWSGNYKAGIWNAVPWSGAGLAVHTGEDPFNLTLDPNAHGKEIKTRSYYYGEEVGYWNHGDTALIVNTPKYGRKVFTGKTHMPCASKVRWVTNVNILNNAKHHYDMVKNVDPNIEMIVTQDIEMTSDVNHADVAFACNSWMEFTYPEMTGTVSNPWIQIWKGGIRPLYDTRNDADTFAGVAAKLSEMTGDARFRGVFHFVYMNRVDVYPQRMLDASSTCYGYSADVMLKSEKGWMVMGRTYPRHPLWEETNESKPQWTRSGRIETYRVEPEAIEYGENFIVHREGPECTPYLPNAIFSNNPFIRPDDYGIPITAQHHDDKHVRNLKLPWQEIKRHPNPLWEKGYQFYCVTPKTRHRVHSQWSVNDWVQIYESNFGDPYRMDKRTPGVGEHQLHINPQAAKDRGINDGDYVFVDGNPVDRPYRGWKPSDPFYKVSRLMIRAKYNPAYPYHVTMAKHAPYVSTAKSVKGHETRPDGRAIAVDTGYQSNFRYGAQQSFTRSWLMPMHQTDSLPGKHTIAWKFKWGYAIDHHGINTTPKECLIRITKAEDGGIGARGPWEPVRTGFTPGQENEFMIKWLKGEHIKIKV; encoded by the coding sequence ATGCAGGTTTCCGTTTCACGGAGACAGTTTCTCAAGATCTCGGCGGGTACCGTCGCGGCCGTGGCCGTGGCGGACAAAGTCCTCGCGCTGACCGCGTTGCAACCGGTCATCGAGGTGGGGAACCCGCTGGGCGAGTATCCGGACCGATCGTGGGAGCGGGTGTATCACGACCAGTATCGGTATGACTCGTCCTTTACGTGGTGCTGCTCCCCGAACGACACGCACGGGTGCCGCATCCGGGCCTTCGTCCGGAACGGCGTCGTGATGCGTGTGGAGCAGAACTATGACCACCAGACCTATGAAGACCTCTACGGCAACCGCGGTACGTTTGCGCACAATCCGCGCATGTGCTTGAAGGGGTTCACCTTCCATCGGCGCGTGTACGGGCCCTATCGCTTGAAGGGGCCCTTGATGCGGAAGGGCTGGAAGCAGTGGATGGACGATGGCTCGCCCGAGCTGACCCCGGATGTGAAGCGCAAGTACAAATTCGACAGCCGGTTCCTCGACGACCTGAATCGGGTCTCGTGGGATACGGCCTTCACCTATGTGGCCAAAGGCGCCATTCTCATTGCCACGCGGTACAGCGGCGAGGCGGGGGCCCGCCGACTCCGGGAGCAGGGGTATGCGCCGGAAATGATCGAGATGATGAAGGGCGCGGGCGTGCGCTGCTTCAAACATCGAGCCGGCATGCCGGTGCTCGGCATCATCGGCAAGATGATGAACACCCGCTTTAACGGCGGATGCCTGCCGCTGCTGGACTCCTGGATCCGTAAGGTGGATCCGGATAAGGCGCAAGGCGGCAAGTACTATTCCAACTACACCTGGCACGGCGACCAAGATCCGTCCCATCCGTTCTGGAACGGGACGCAGAACTGCGACGTGGACCTCTCGGACATGCGCTTCTCCAAGCTGAACACCAGCTGGGGCAAGAACTTCGTCGAGAACAAGATGCCGGAAGCGCACTGGAAGCTCGAGTCGATCGAGCGCGGCGCGCGGATCGTCGTCATGACGCCGGAATACAACCCGACGGCCTACCGCGCCGACTACTGGATTCCTGTGCGGCCGGAGACCGATGCGGCGAACTTCCTCGGTGCCAGCAAGATTATCTTCGATGAAAATCTGCAGGACATCGACTACATCAAGGAATTCACCGACTTGCCGCTGCTCATTCGGACGGATACCTTGCAGTATCTCGATCCGCGTGACGTGATTGCGGACTACAAGTTCCCGGATTTCTCCAAGAGCTATTCGGGACGCATCCAGTCGTTGAAGCCGGAACAGGTTGAACGGCTCGGCGGCATGATGGTGTGGGACTTGGCCAAGAACCAAGCGGTCCCCCTGCACCGGGAACAGTGCGGCTTCCACTTCAAGGCGAGCGGGATCGACGTCGGCTTGACCGGTACCCATCGGGTGAAGTTGCTCAATGGCCGTGAAATCGACGTGATGCCGCTGTATCAGATGTATCAGGTGCACCTCCAGGACTACGACCTGGACACCACGGTTCAAATCTCGCGAGCCCCGAAGGACCTCATCGTTCGGTGGGCGCGGGATTCGGGGACGATCAAGCCGGCCGCCATGCACAACGGCGAAGGCGTCTGCCACTATTTCCACATGACGGAAATGGGACGGGCGGCGGCGTTCGTGATGACCATCACGGGTAACATCGGCAAGTTCGGCACCGGATGCCATACCTGGTCCGGCAACTACAAGGCTGGGATCTGGAACGCCGTGCCGTGGTCGGGTGCGGGGTTGGCGGTGCATACGGGAGAGGATCCGTTCAATCTGACCTTGGATCCGAACGCCCACGGCAAAGAGATCAAGACTCGCTCCTATTACTATGGGGAAGAAGTCGGCTACTGGAACCATGGGGATACGGCCTTGATCGTCAACACGCCGAAGTACGGACGCAAGGTGTTCACCGGCAAGACCCACATGCCGTGCGCCAGCAAAGTGCGCTGGGTGACCAACGTGAACATCCTCAACAACGCCAAGCACCACTATGACATGGTGAAGAACGTCGATCCGAACATCGAGATGATCGTCACGCAAGACATCGAGATGACCTCGGACGTCAACCATGCGGACGTGGCGTTTGCGTGTAACTCGTGGATGGAGTTCACCTATCCAGAAATGACCGGCACGGTCTCCAACCCGTGGATTCAGATCTGGAAGGGAGGGATTCGTCCGCTGTACGACACCCGGAACGACGCCGACACCTTTGCCGGTGTGGCCGCGAAGCTGTCAGAAATGACCGGCGATGCCCGGTTCCGCGGGGTCTTCCACTTCGTCTACATGAACCGGGTCGATGTCTATCCGCAGCGGATGCTGGATGCCAGCTCCACCTGCTACGGGTACAGCGCCGACGTCATGTTGAAGTCGGAAAAGGGCTGGATGGTGATGGGGCGGACCTATCCGCGGCATCCGCTCTGGGAGGAGACCAACGAGTCCAAGCCTCAGTGGACGCGGTCGGGCCGCATCGAGACCTACCGTGTCGAGCCGGAAGCCATTGAGTACGGAGAGAACTTCATCGTCCACCGGGAAGGCCCGGAGTGTACGCCGTACTTGCCGAATGCGATTTTCTCGAACAATCCGTTCATTCGGCCCGACGACTACGGAATTCCCATCACGGCGCAGCACCATGACGACAAACATGTGCGGAACCTCAAGCTGCCGTGGCAGGAAATCAAGCGGCATCCGAACCCGTTGTGGGAGAAGGGCTACCAGTTCTACTGCGTCACGCCCAAGACCCGGCACCGGGTGCACAGCCAATGGTCGGTGAACGACTGGGTGCAGATCTACGAGTCGAACTTCGGCGATCCGTACCGCATGGACAAACGGACACCGGGCGTCGGCGAGCACCAGTTGCACATCAACCCGCAGGCGGCGAAAGACCGCGGCATCAACGACGGCGACTACGTCTTTGTCGACGGGAACCCGGTGGACCGGCCCTATCGCGGCTGGAAACCCTCGGATCCGTTCTACAAGGTGTCGCGGTTGATGATCCGGGCCAAGTACAACCCGGCCTATCCGTACCACGTCACGATGGCGAAACATGCCCCGTACGTGTCGACGGCGAAGTCGGTGAAGGGCCACGAGACGCGGCCGGACGGGCGCGCCATCGCGGTGGACACCGGCTATCAGTCCAACTTCCGGTACGGCGCCCAACAGTCGTTCACCAGAAGCTGGTTGATGCCGATGCACCAAACCGACTCTCTCCCCGGCAAACATACGATTGCCTGGAAGTTCAAATGGGGGTATGCCATCGATCACCATGGCATCAACACGACTCCGAAGGAATGCTTGATCCGCATCACGAAGGCGGAAGACGGCGGCATCGGAGCCCGTGGTCCGTGGGAACCGGTCCGGACCGGGTTTACGCCGGGTCAGGAAAACGAGTTCATGATCAAGTGGCTCAAGGGGGAACATATCAAGATCAAGGTCTAG
- a CDS encoding Two-component transcriptional response regulator, AtoC family has translation MSGTKRRVFTILLVEGRAGDVDMFLRTVEQELPRHEDEQVELVINATAEGALERLHQQPVDLIIADVRLPSMSGIELLRRVQDMNRRIPVIIVSWVNATDTVIDAMRHGAFDYIVKPYETMDLATRIHRAMRMSEILLQAVPDEPAAPRIPFKNLVGVSSPIRNVMAMIEAIAKVPSTTLIIGETGTGKELIAKAIHERSLDCDGPFQVVDCTTFAEGTVESELFGHVRGAFTGAVADKTGLIESGRHGTVFLDEIGDLPANLQAKLLRVLEEGEVRAVGSTQQRKVNVRFIAATNQDLAEKVKRNEFRKDLFFRLNVMVIRVPPLRERPEDIPVLARHFMARYAKEFTKHVEDLHPSAVTELVAYPWPGNVRELRNVMERAVMLAKGDRIGLADVAGMLAVPDERQRESIDEDYLHLPYAKAKEQVLEAFNRRYISTKLTIHRGNVTHAAQDAGLPRSYFHEIMRRYTKDEK, from the coding sequence ATGTCGGGCACCAAACGTAGAGTCTTCACCATCTTGCTGGTCGAAGGCCGTGCCGGGGACGTGGATATGTTCCTACGGACCGTCGAGCAGGAGCTGCCGCGCCATGAGGACGAACAGGTCGAGCTGGTCATCAATGCCACGGCCGAAGGCGCGCTGGAACGTCTGCACCAACAGCCGGTTGACTTGATCATCGCCGACGTTCGCTTACCTAGCATGAGCGGTATCGAGCTCCTACGGCGCGTGCAGGATATGAACCGGCGCATTCCCGTCATCATCGTCAGTTGGGTCAATGCGACCGACACGGTCATCGATGCCATGCGGCACGGGGCCTTCGACTATATCGTCAAACCCTATGAAACCATGGATCTGGCGACGCGCATTCATCGGGCCATGCGCATGTCCGAAATCTTATTGCAGGCCGTTCCCGATGAGCCGGCCGCTCCCCGCATTCCCTTTAAGAATCTGGTCGGCGTGAGTTCTCCGATCAGAAATGTCATGGCGATGATCGAAGCCATCGCGAAAGTCCCCTCGACGACCTTGATTATCGGAGAAACCGGTACGGGCAAAGAACTGATCGCGAAGGCGATCCACGAGCGAAGCCTCGATTGCGACGGACCGTTTCAGGTCGTCGACTGCACTACCTTCGCGGAAGGCACTGTGGAAAGCGAGTTGTTCGGCCACGTGCGCGGCGCATTCACCGGCGCCGTGGCCGACAAGACCGGCTTGATCGAGTCAGGAAGGCACGGCACCGTCTTCCTCGATGAAATCGGCGACCTCCCCGCCAACCTTCAAGCCAAACTCTTGCGTGTCTTGGAAGAAGGCGAGGTCCGGGCCGTCGGCAGTACACAGCAGAGAAAAGTCAACGTCCGCTTCATCGCGGCCACCAACCAGGACCTGGCCGAGAAGGTCAAGCGGAACGAGTTCAGGAAAGACCTTTTCTTTCGCCTGAATGTCATGGTGATCCGCGTACCGCCCCTGCGCGAACGCCCGGAAGACATCCCAGTCCTCGCACGTCACTTCATGGCCCGCTATGCCAAGGAGTTTACGAAACACGTAGAGGACCTTCATCCGTCGGCAGTCACCGAGTTGGTCGCCTATCCCTGGCCGGGAAATGTCCGAGAACTGCGAAATGTGATGGAGCGGGCCGTGATGCTCGCGAAAGGCGATCGTATCGGCTTGGCCGACGTAGCCGGCATGCTGGCGGTTCCCGACGAACGCCAGCGAGAGTCCATCGATGAAGACTACCTGCACCTTCCCTATGCCAAGGCCAAAGAACAGGTGCTGGAAGCCTTTAACCGACGGTACATCTCAACCAAACTGACAATCCATCGAGGTAATGTCACCCACGCCGCTCAGGATGCCGGTCTTCCACGCTCTTATTTCCATGAAATCATGCGTCGCTATACAAAAGATGAAAAATAG
- a CDS encoding sodium/calcium exchanger membrane region, with translation MLPLTTSDQQHALLLRFPNRHNMNRRHWSLGEWQLILPAGTASLFFMYGHEWLSDLSHPARLGAMLGWLLCAILLAAFAVLRHAEHLATRLGEPMGTVILTLSVTGIEVMMIAAFMYTGSGNASLARDAMFAVVMIVLNGMVGLSLLLGGLRYHEQTYNLQGANAFLAVIVPLAVLGLVMPSYTISSPGPTYSPHQSIFLIVMSLGLYGVFLAIQNLRHRDYFMAPRAIGDRKTTLLHVPLSPPPGTSVWFHTILLFAYLLPLVVLSEHMAVPMDHALRLWQLPPALGGVLVAVLVLAPESMGAVRAALANQLQRSVNILLGSVLASISLTIPSVLAIGFFTKSTIILGLDTVDTILLILTFVISMLTFAVRRTNVLLGAVHLLLFWAYVMLIFEK, from the coding sequence ATGTTGCCCCTCACGACATCCGATCAACAGCACGCATTGCTGCTGCGCTTTCCGAACCGTCATAACATGAATCGACGTCACTGGTCCCTCGGCGAATGGCAGCTGATCCTCCCCGCCGGAACCGCTAGCCTGTTCTTCATGTATGGCCATGAGTGGTTGAGCGACCTCTCGCATCCCGCTCGATTGGGCGCCATGCTCGGATGGCTCTTGTGCGCGATTCTCCTCGCAGCCTTTGCCGTGTTGCGCCATGCGGAACATCTCGCGACGAGACTGGGTGAACCGATGGGCACCGTCATCCTGACCCTGTCGGTCACCGGGATCGAGGTGATGATGATCGCCGCCTTCATGTATACCGGGTCGGGCAATGCGTCGCTTGCACGAGATGCCATGTTCGCCGTCGTGATGATCGTCTTGAACGGCATGGTCGGCCTCTCGCTCCTGCTCGGCGGCCTGCGGTATCACGAGCAAACCTACAATCTCCAGGGAGCCAACGCCTTTCTTGCGGTCATCGTCCCGTTGGCGGTCTTGGGGCTCGTGATGCCGAGTTACACGATCTCTTCGCCGGGGCCCACCTACTCACCCCATCAATCCATTTTTCTGATCGTGATGTCCTTGGGATTGTACGGGGTCTTCCTCGCGATTCAGAACCTCCGCCACCGTGACTATTTCATGGCGCCCCGGGCGATCGGCGACCGCAAGACTACACTCCTCCACGTCCCCCTCTCTCCTCCCCCGGGCACCTCCGTCTGGTTCCACACGATTCTGCTCTTCGCCTATCTCCTCCCTCTCGTCGTCCTGTCGGAACATATGGCCGTACCGATGGACCACGCGCTTCGGCTGTGGCAACTTCCCCCCGCTCTCGGCGGCGTCCTGGTGGCCGTGCTCGTGCTGGCGCCGGAATCCATGGGTGCGGTCCGCGCCGCCCTCGCCAACCAATTGCAACGTTCCGTCAATATCCTGTTGGGGTCGGTCCTCGCCAGTATCAGCCTCACGATTCCCTCGGTGCTCGCCATCGGGTTTTTTACCAAATCGACGATCATTCTCGGCCTGGACACGGTCGATACCATTCTGCTCATCCTGACCTTCGTCATCAGCATGCTGACGTTCGCCGTCCGACGCACCAACGTGCTCTTGGGTGCCGTCCACTTGCTCCTGTTTTGGGCCTATGTCATGCTGATCTTCGAAAAGTGA
- a CDS encoding CzcABC family efflux RND transporter, transmembrane protein, whose protein sequence is MLTQLLQFSLRQRVLVLVFTCALAATGIYTFRIISIDAFPDVTNVLVQVVTKVEGLSPEEVERFVTFPLELQLRGAPGLTDIRSFSKVGLSMITVVFRDDIDIYLARQVVLERVLEAQDLLPPGATSQLVPNTTGLGEVYQFYLEGPHDREPNYRISRQELMDRRTIMDWVIRPMLKGLPDVVDINSMGGFVKQYQVMVEPALLRKYDFALHDVFQAVAKNNANAGGNILEKGPEKYIVRGIGLIKTIEDIENIVVKEVHGVPVYVRDVADVQIGPAVRHGAAVADGSREVVVGIVLMLRGGNARDVVQAVKNQVDDIYTKGILPDGLRIVPFYDRIELIKSALHTVYKALAEGVFFVVLILLLFLGNLRSALAVTIVLVVAPVATFIAMYFYGLTANLMSLGGLAISLGMITDAAIIQVENVERHLASAGRDVLSSIEKRLPIVLKGVQEVRAPSLFGELIIALTFLPILGLIGMEGKMFHPLALTIMMALFISLILSFTLSPALCLFLLKTAHHGDTFPVRWAKRLYRPALEWALGHRGLVISAAAVMLAASIALFPFLGGEFIPILNEGSVTPQTIRHPSISLDESIDIEKEMQRAVMEFPEVTHIVSKIGRSELGNDPQEPNASDPVVVLKPMDEWTTASTKPELDDAIRKRIEKVPGANYLLSQPIQQRVDELVSGVRAEATVKVLGEDLGMLRKIAEDIQGVMHQVRGVQDIRVEQLFGQVYLTVDIDRGKIARHGINVAHIQEIITTAIGQEAATTVYEGNKRFDLTFRYPEKYRNSVDTIRSILLTTTTGTLIPLGDLAKVELVEGPALISRENLHRRIYIGFNTLGRDIESIVSEAQAKIAKQVKLPQGYQLVWGGSFENMQRAMARLKIIVPITIALIFMLLYTSFNSIRYAGLIILNLPLALIGGIVALWITGEYISVPASVGFINLFGVAVLNGIVLISYINGLREQGKPLDEAITEGCMLRLRPILMTAMVALLALLPLASATGIGSEVQRPLAVVVIGGLVSSTLLTLIVLPVLYRWFDRHQEGQAAPGGRPAH, encoded by the coding sequence ATGCTGACGCAGCTGTTGCAGTTTTCCCTCCGACAACGCGTTCTGGTGCTCGTATTCACCTGCGCGCTGGCCGCGACCGGGATCTATACCTTCCGCATCATCTCGATTGATGCGTTTCCCGACGTAACCAATGTGTTGGTGCAGGTCGTCACCAAAGTCGAGGGGCTGTCCCCGGAAGAAGTCGAACGATTCGTCACCTTTCCCCTCGAACTGCAATTAAGAGGGGCCCCCGGTCTGACCGATATTCGATCCTTTTCCAAGGTCGGCCTCTCAATGATCACGGTCGTGTTCCGCGACGACATCGATATCTATCTCGCTCGTCAGGTCGTGCTGGAACGGGTGCTCGAAGCTCAAGATCTACTTCCTCCCGGCGCGACCTCGCAACTGGTGCCGAATACGACCGGCCTCGGCGAAGTGTACCAGTTCTATCTCGAAGGACCACACGACCGAGAACCCAATTACCGGATCTCGAGGCAAGAGCTGATGGACCGTCGGACGATCATGGATTGGGTGATCCGTCCGATGCTCAAGGGACTGCCCGATGTGGTGGATATCAATTCCATGGGCGGGTTCGTGAAGCAATATCAGGTCATGGTCGAGCCCGCACTGCTGCGGAAATATGACTTCGCGCTCCACGACGTCTTCCAAGCGGTCGCCAAGAATAACGCCAATGCCGGCGGCAACATTTTGGAGAAGGGCCCCGAAAAATACATCGTCCGCGGCATCGGCCTTATCAAGACAATCGAGGATATCGAGAACATCGTGGTCAAGGAGGTCCACGGTGTGCCGGTTTACGTGCGCGACGTCGCCGACGTGCAAATCGGCCCTGCCGTGCGCCATGGCGCCGCCGTCGCGGATGGGAGCCGGGAAGTTGTCGTCGGCATCGTCCTCATGCTTCGGGGAGGAAATGCCCGGGACGTAGTTCAAGCGGTCAAGAATCAGGTGGACGATATCTATACGAAGGGCATTCTGCCGGACGGGCTTCGCATCGTGCCGTTTTACGATCGGATCGAACTCATCAAATCGGCTCTCCACACGGTCTACAAGGCCTTGGCGGAGGGAGTGTTCTTCGTCGTACTCATTCTGTTACTTTTCCTCGGCAATCTCCGCAGTGCGCTCGCGGTGACGATCGTCCTCGTGGTCGCCCCCGTTGCCACGTTCATCGCTATGTACTTTTATGGGTTAACAGCCAATCTCATGTCGTTGGGAGGGCTCGCCATTTCGCTCGGCATGATCACCGACGCGGCCATCATCCAGGTGGAAAACGTCGAACGGCATCTGGCCTCCGCCGGCCGTGACGTGTTGAGTTCGATCGAAAAACGGCTTCCGATCGTCTTGAAGGGTGTGCAGGAAGTCCGCGCGCCGAGCCTGTTCGGCGAGTTGATCATCGCCCTCACGTTCCTGCCGATCCTCGGCTTGATCGGGATGGAAGGAAAAATGTTCCACCCGCTCGCGCTGACGATCATGATGGCGCTGTTCATTTCACTGATCCTGTCGTTTACGCTCTCCCCCGCCCTCTGTTTGTTCCTACTCAAGACGGCCCATCACGGCGACACATTCCCAGTCCGGTGGGCCAAGCGATTGTACCGTCCGGCCCTCGAATGGGCCCTGGGACACCGCGGCCTCGTCATCAGCGCCGCGGCAGTCATGTTGGCAGCCAGTATCGCCTTGTTCCCGTTCCTGGGTGGTGAATTCATCCCGATTCTGAACGAAGGCTCCGTGACACCGCAAACCATCCGCCATCCCAGCATCTCCCTCGACGAATCGATCGACATCGAGAAGGAGATGCAGCGAGCGGTCATGGAATTTCCTGAAGTGACGCACATCGTCTCAAAAATCGGTCGTTCCGAACTGGGGAATGATCCGCAGGAACCGAACGCCAGCGATCCGGTGGTGGTGCTGAAACCCATGGACGAATGGACCACCGCCTCGACGAAACCTGAGTTGGACGACGCCATCCGAAAACGAATCGAGAAGGTGCCCGGAGCGAATTACCTGCTGAGCCAACCCATTCAGCAGCGCGTAGACGAACTCGTCTCCGGAGTGCGAGCCGAGGCGACCGTGAAGGTGTTGGGCGAAGACCTCGGCATGTTGCGAAAAATCGCCGAAGACATCCAGGGTGTCATGCACCAGGTGCGCGGCGTGCAGGACATCCGCGTGGAACAATTGTTCGGACAAGTCTACCTGACGGTGGACATCGATCGAGGCAAGATCGCCCGTCACGGCATCAACGTCGCGCACATTCAGGAGATCATCACGACGGCGATCGGACAGGAAGCGGCGACCACCGTCTACGAGGGCAACAAGCGATTCGATTTGACCTTCCGGTACCCGGAAAAATATCGAAACAGCGTAGACACCATCCGAAGCATCCTCCTGACGACGACGACCGGCACCTTGATTCCCCTCGGGGACTTGGCAAAGGTGGAATTGGTGGAAGGACCGGCATTAATCAGCCGGGAAAATCTGCATCGCCGCATCTATATCGGGTTCAATACGCTTGGGCGCGACATTGAGAGCATCGTTTCGGAGGCCCAAGCGAAGATCGCCAAGCAGGTGAAGTTGCCGCAAGGTTACCAACTAGTGTGGGGCGGCTCCTTCGAAAACATGCAACGCGCGATGGCCCGACTGAAGATCATCGTCCCCATCACGATCGCATTGATTTTCATGCTGCTGTATACGTCGTTCAACTCGATACGGTATGCCGGCTTGATCATTTTGAATCTGCCCCTCGCCCTGATTGGCGGCATCGTCGCCCTCTGGATCACCGGCGAATACATCAGCGTGCCTGCATCAGTCGGGTTCATCAATTTGTTCGGGGTCGCCGTCTTAAACGGAATCGTCTTGATCTCCTATATCAATGGGCTCCGGGAGCAGGGAAAGCCACTGGATGAAGCCATCACGGAAGGCTGCATGCTGCGCCTCCGGCCCATTTTAATGACTGCGATGGTCGCGCTGCTGGCACTGCTCCCTCTCGCGTCTGCAACCGGAATCGGGTCGGAAGTCCAACGCCCCCTCGCCGTCGTCGTGATCGGCGGACTGGTCAGTTCGACCCTGCTGACGCTGATCGTCCTGCCGGTACTCTATCGATGGTTCGACCGTCATCAAGAGGGGCAAGCCGCACCGGGTGGCAGGCCTGCACATTGA
- a CDS encoding CzcABC family efflux RND transporter, membrane fusion protein, which yields MPQTEPISNRPQPFRHNRLRMRSVTALLGAIILFLSTGCDGPPPNATGANPPAPTADKGLVHLTAEELKASGIAVQPVMRTDFHTTRDFPGTIVPNEHALAEITTLVRGRVIDVYADLGREVKGGTLLALLYSNELGMAQSAYLKASAKLNVADRAFWRAKLLLKEKVIGLAELQRREGEMLSLRAELREAHDRLLLLGLTDEDLKNLDRNQTIRSHVPVVAPFDGRVIARNLTKGEVVETTEKLFTVADLSEVWVLGNIPEKDIPFIHQDDGGTPQKIDILVNAYPNQVFQGKLTYVGDVLEAKTRTMNLRIEVSNPDRKLKPEMYVTIRVYSEPEKSVLTVPEQAIQRERDRNFVFVQREEGAFEVRDVTLGESNGQVVKVRDGLREGEPIVTAGAFILKSELLGEQL from the coding sequence ATGCCACAGACCGAACCGATTTCCAACCGACCTCAGCCTTTTCGACACAACCGACTTCGAATGCGCTCCGTAACGGCCCTTCTCGGCGCGATCATCCTGTTCCTGTCTACAGGATGCGACGGACCCCCTCCGAACGCGACCGGCGCCAATCCACCGGCTCCCACCGCCGACAAGGGCTTGGTGCACCTGACCGCCGAAGAACTCAAGGCCTCCGGAATCGCCGTCCAACCGGTCATGCGCACCGACTTTCACACCACCCGTGATTTTCCCGGCACCATCGTGCCGAATGAACATGCCTTAGCGGAAATCACCACGTTGGTCCGCGGTCGCGTGATCGACGTCTACGCCGACCTCGGCAGGGAAGTAAAAGGAGGGACCCTCTTGGCGCTGCTCTACAGCAACGAGTTGGGGATGGCCCAGTCGGCCTATTTGAAAGCCTCCGCGAAACTCAACGTGGCCGATCGAGCCTTTTGGCGGGCAAAACTCCTCCTCAAGGAAAAAGTCATCGGCTTAGCCGAATTGCAGCGACGGGAAGGAGAAATGCTCAGCCTGAGGGCCGAACTGCGAGAGGCCCATGACCGCCTCCTGCTCTTGGGCTTGACTGATGAGGATCTGAAGAATTTGGATCGCAACCAGACGATCCGTTCACACGTCCCGGTGGTAGCCCCGTTCGACGGTCGAGTGATCGCCCGCAACCTGACCAAAGGCGAGGTTGTCGAAACTACCGAGAAACTGTTTACCGTAGCCGATCTGTCCGAAGTGTGGGTGCTCGGAAACATTCCTGAAAAAGATATCCCGTTCATCCACCAGGACGACGGCGGCACACCTCAGAAAATCGACATCCTGGTCAACGCCTATCCTAACCAGGTCTTTCAGGGAAAGCTGACGTACGTGGGGGATGTCCTGGAAGCCAAAACGCGCACGATGAACCTGCGGATCGAAGTCTCCAACCCTGATCGCAAACTGAAGCCCGAAATGTACGTGACGATTCGGGTGTATTCCGAGCCCGAGAAGAGCGTCCTCACGGTACCGGAACAAGCCATCCAACGCGAACGGGATCGCAATTTCGTGTTCGTCCAACGAGAAGAAGGCGCGTTCGAAGTCCGGGACGTCACGCTCGGCGAGTCTAACGGCCAGGTTGTGAAGGTGCGCGACGGGTTGCGCGAAGGTGAGCCCATCGTCACGGCGGGGGCCTTTATCCTCAAATCAGAGCTGCTCGGCGAGCAACTGTGA